The sequence below is a genomic window from Glycine max cultivar Williams 82 chromosome 20, Glycine_max_v4.0, whole genome shotgun sequence.
CACGTAACGAGAAATCAAAGTAATCTCTATCCAATACTGCCTCTCAGAACGATACACACtgattgaaacttgaaagtagTGCTCTCATTGCTCGAGTACCAActaagtgttattttattttgtaggtaaaacattataaatatatgaaCAATCAAATCACAACAGAATTAAATAACCGGATACTTTATTACATATGACAGTCTCATATATTATAATAGCCCCTATCTAATACCCCCTTTGGTGATTAACTAATCAATAATaagaaccccccccccccccccccccccccacacacacacacacgtatatatatatatatatatatatatatatatatatatatatatatatatatatatatataatacatgcCACAACCCAACTGATAGATAGGTATTGCAAATAAAATTCagaacttcttttattttctttttttgccgAGAAACTTCTTAGGAATTTCCCTTGGCTTTCATATGTTAACTCAAATGCATGAATCTTGTGTTGATAGTAAAGGCACAGAAGAATATTCAATGATCATACTCATTAATCAAAAGCCAAAGTCTCCTTGAGTTGGTTGTGAATGCTGGAGAGCAGAATAAGTAAAGAAGAGCATAGGCACTAAGATTGAAAGAGCACACGTCATGACAGGGTGGGACTGATGTCATCATAAACTCCACTCAAAGGGTTATGGAATTGGTAGTGGTGGTGCAGCTATCATCAAATGTTTGAATAGGGTTCttcttccaaaattaaattcttaaaactaTACACAGAAAAATATTcaagaataataaaatgtgtACACATACAAaggtatattaattatatttaaaaagatgGAAcataaaaagttaagaaaagaatGGGACCGAAGCAGACATGCGTGTGATGACCACAAAAGTGCCCTAGAAAACAAGTACCCTTTCTCTCTAAGCTTCCATGCCCTAcagcaaaaatattatataattaagtgaaacaaaaaaaaaactttaaaaagggGGGTTCCATGCTGAAGCATATTAATAGTAACGTtgcagaaagaaaagaaaacagtgCCTAGTGACTGACCTTATTTAGAAAAAGATAAGCCTCTTTCCCCAAAGAAATAGTGAAAGGATGCCAGCTGAGAGGAGACATACTAATGTGGTTATGTGTACTTGCAATTAAAATGTTATGTTTCATCTACCTTGCCTTACTTATGCAGTAATGTTGTTCTGAATCGAGGTTAATTATGCCAGGCAGGGAAAAAGTTGAGAAGGAAAAATATTGCTTTAATATTTGGCcggcacttttttttttctttcgaaaAATGAACAAAACCCAGCCTTTAAAGTAAggatttatatatgaaaataaaaattaatcaatatttcaattttgataCAATTATAAAGTCTCAGCAGTTAATTTGTGCTTAAAGCAAAAACTAATttcaagaaattgaaaattttaaatatgaaaagtcATAATAGAGAATGGATAACGGATTGATGACTAAAAAAATCTGGGTTAGAAATATTACGTGGAGATagaattgataaataatttttttagtgtttaaaaTAAGTTCTCTTTACCTTTacctttgtaattttttattaagaaaataatggtgttttttcatttatttgcaATAAGATATATATCTCATAtatccaaatattttttattaagggAGAATTTAAAAGGTGAAATTTTCTTCCTTgaagatattttttgttttttttatatatttattttgagtgAAATGacactcttttaattttaagataaaacaaattatcACCCTCACAAGAATTTATGTTCAATGAAATATAAACTTATAcataataagtttttttgtatagaaaatttataacaaattatattgACTTCTATTGTACTTGGTTTCTTCAAAATTTACACGATATTCGTGTCATTTTAACATTACAGTTGTAACCCCCTTCCTAGGGCACACCTTTCATGAGGTGTcaatgtaataaattttaaacaattaaagtaGATTACTATAGGGGGAAAACAAGGGATATCATGTAAATTTTGAAGAAACCATAGAAGGTATTAatgtaatttgttttaaaatttaataataaaatgagatattgaaaaataacaaattgaaaaaaaatgatattcttttcatttaaaattttgaaatatgtaaaattaatttggtaataattaaaatatacattatttaaattatatttaattgtgaTAGTTTCTCTTATAAACGTAAATAGCATTTGTATCTCAATAATAGGTTGTgtctttataaaatttattcgataagtttttctaaaactttattaaagAAGGATACAATGAGTACTCTaacaaatattcaataaatttgtTATTCTATTAGTCAACAATTAGATAGAGTTATATAAAGTTAACTAGGGAGTCAATCCTAACAACTATGGTAATTTAAAATCTAGAGAACTATATTCTACACAGAGATATAGGATTATTCACTGATACATGTAAAATTTCTCACCTTTAATAAGGGAGGGATTTAGTTCCTCTAAAGTGGGAAGGGTGCATTTTAGAAGATAAAGTGCAActataatcattaattaaaaaatcaataaataatattctaattaacttcagatttttttagggaatatatatattttttaattatattttatcacagttcttaataattgattttttttaattaataattatgagTGCACTTTATTCTCTAAATTATACCGTCTCGCATTCCTTTAAGAAGAATATtaataagtgttttttataacatttattaatgggccagaagaaaaaaaaatactatatgataaagtattatatattttcactcgatttttttattttattcttaaagtaatttttaatatataatattaattaatatatttaattaaggcACTctcacaataataaaataaagaactaaATGTTAGTCATGTTTctagttgaaagttaaaaaattaattgatttatagttaaaagttaaaaaactactttattaaattataagtgtttgataaaattatctatcaaagtagttaaaaatataaaattataggataaaaataataaaatttaaccttaaataaaaaagattaaaaagaaaatctaataaatatttaaagaaaaaagaaataaatattaaaagttaaaaactaagattttaaaaaacattacctcaactaatattttaaaaaacattaaaatttatttaaaaaaattaacttctcAAAtagtcaaacaaattttttagttaattaaaaaaagtaaaaaattaattgaaatattttatgcaCGTTGATAATATCATAAGTTTTTAAGTGTTATTTTTAACCGAAATTATAACTTTATATTAATTAGTAATctacataataaaaattgacataaattatcaaaatgaaaatttaattccGAATATAAATAATACTAGAAACACCTATTATATGATGCTCAAATAATAATCAGAACCGTACTACTgttttcttaaaacaaaatAGCCGGTGGGTTGCACGAGAGAAAAGCCACTAACCCATTTTCAGAAGGAAATGTCTTTGTTTTTCAAGAAAGTGACTAAAACGccataaaataagaagaaaataacaaattgaCATGAGATAGTATTcagaatatatttattatatatctacattttatataaaaaaaatatttttaattatttttatgatagaattaaTCCATTTATgtacataaaaattattgaaaataacttagatatatactataaaaatattattaagctgttatataacaaaaaaaattaagggatttaaaaaaaaatgggagaCCTACCTAAAAGTTGCTTATATACCTTTTGATTGACATAGAAAGAAGTTTCTGGATGGTTTATAGTTTTTCTAACTATATATATGCAaagcaaatataaataatttattaaagaaaaaaaggttgAACTACTCTTGAATCCAGAATTCACAATGtgtaaaaagtaaaacaaaaatattatagaaattTGGTGTGATTATCTCTGGACACTcaacaatataattataatgttgAATAGGGAAATGAAATGTGCATAGGCTTTAATGATATTAGTTTTACTTTTGATGGCCAAACTGCTTATGGAACCGTGTATTTTTATCTTAGCAGGCTTTGTCAGTGAAGATATATAAGACTTGCCTTTTAAGCCAGGGCTACTAAATTACCCTGCTTGTTTTTCACCATGCAGTTCGAGTCGAGTCATCaaaagagacaaacaaacaaccatatatattttcaacatCTTTTGGACCAACCACGGTCCTTGCTGCTGCAGCAACAAATGCCAAAAGACTCTCTCAGGGATGAGATTCATGgacgaaattgcagaaaaagcaacaaaaaatgCTAGCTCAACTATTTTGATAGatcaactaaatttttttaacttttagaaaattatTGAAGATGCATAAAGTgatagaattaaattaaaatgttaatgttttttgcaattgatttactttttaaagtcaacacaatgttttaaaaaaattgtttattatgtgactaatttaattttataagttggaaaagaaagaaaaaaaaaacaggagtAAAGATAGAGAGAGCTTGATAAACTGTGCCACTTGTCAAAAGTAAACGGAAACATCTATTATTCCTTGGTGTTGTGTGGCCTTTTCAAGTTCTAACATTCTGGGATAGACAATATCTTACCAACCCATTTCAAAGTGACATATTTTTATGCATTATTTTCATAcacaaaaaatagttaatctttttttttctttagctaacaaacaaaataattttgtcCTATATTTTTCCACGTTATTGGCTGCCCTTTGCTGTCTCCTAACTCTGAGTCAATTACGTCAACGAGGTAGAAActagaaacaaagttaaatcaaAATACAAAGAGCTAGAAGAAGCAGTTACCAATTAAGATCATACTCCTGTTGTTATTGAATTACTACCATCGATCCAtggttatgttttttaatttttctgagAGAATATGCATTTTCAACGAGATTCATCAACTGATCGTACTTCTTTTTTTCACATTAAAGCAAATATATAAAGTATGCATGTAACTAATATtctaatcttttttttcttgcctgaagaaaaaattatcaaatccaAATGGTTTTTGCATATATTGTTCATTCAAATggccaagaaagaaaattgaattCATGTGATAATTAAAAGGAATGATTCAGTTGATTTGCAATATGATGAGTTGCTAataataataggctaaaagtgGCAATGATCTGAACTTTAGTTTAGATTAAACTTTAAGCTTCGGCTATCGTTGAAGTTAGAATATAGTAGCATGCCACGTTAAAAAAGAAGGCATTGTGCTGATCCACTACTCTATCTCTCTGTAATCATAGtactacattattattattattatttcaattggCATTAGCTTTCTTATTCTCTTGTATTTCCTATTTGTTGTCCTTGATCCGTGGACCATGGTCCGGTTGCATTGATCAAAATCATCACATACTTGTGATGATATAGGTATATGCTTAAATCTTGATTAATTTTAGCATTAACAGGtttcaaaattaatcaaaagGAGAGGGTAATGAGGCACGAGTATACTAGTAGTACTAGTAGCTTATAGCTGAAAGCAAGACACATGATATGAAGAGAGGAGTAGTAAGGAGGAAGGAGAGAGAAGATTGAAGATGCAatggggagagagagagaagtgggGGTGGAGTGTGTTCCAAGACACAATGATTACATGGTCTTGGGGAAGCATAAAGGGTGGCGTGGACATAGCAAGAGTATAGAAGAACGTGGGGGGGGCTTGACCGAGGTACGAAGGAAAAGGAAACGCCTAAAGGCCAAAGTAAGGGCTAAAAATGCCCCAAAACAAaagaactaataaaatattttaaaaatgaagtatagtagtttttaaattttcatattttaattaagataataatacattgaattaattaaaatagtttattttattctccTCGAAATTTatcaaccaaaataacaaattttacccgaaataaaaaatcttaaaactttgtcccttgaaacttgaaactctAATGTCACAATTTGTAaatctttctatttttaaaaaaaaaattcactaaaattatagttttaaaattattccatatcacaaatttatcatgaaataacaaatatttagatgaaaaaagatttttttgattttggataaaataaaattacgtaaaagctattttgttttaaaaaattaaattaagggaTCTACATaataaacaatgaaaatattatcatacataatctatattaaaatgattttgaaactaTTGAAAATTATGGTGAAAACATACTgatgattatatatattaattatttcctttttattaaattttaaactttaattagatttttttaaaaataatttattaaccaTTATCTTTAGTTTAATGTtacacaaaattgattttttatttataatctcaATCTTATGATTTGGtaagtgttaatttttttaataaaaacactaattaaattgggtctttcaatttattaaatttgcattaaaacaaataaatattaattttaattaataattatctgTAACAAAATAGTAGTAGTAATTAGTATAACAACAATGATACTAATGGaagcaagaaattaagaaaatggtTGGCTAAGAGCATTCATGATGAATACTATCAGTCTTTTTTGTCCTTGGTCGGTCGACAATCTGTGTTGTGTGCGTTCACTACGGTTTGGTTGTGTTTCCCGTCCCTATCTCTAGCTCTTTCTCACATACTCCAATATACCTTTTCTAAATTCTAAACTAAATAACTATATGGTATTTCTGTACGGTTATTTATGTAGATCATCTTATGCGTGCAAAACACATGTACTTAGATTTAAAGATGATTTGCTGTAATGTAGACTTTTTTATAGCGTCATTCACTAATACAGTTTGTCGATACATTATTGAAAAAGttgaattcataatttttagataattattataattgtccaacttctttaataattttacaatataaGTTACGCAATATGactcaaattttcaaaattaagacCATATGATATGGCATGAAAGTtactcatacatatatatacctgTATTGGTATGATAGAGAGAATGCCgtaagaaaaaaggaaagtgaAGTAGCAGCACTCAAACAGTCTTTGTATATGTTAGAGGGTGTTGGTGCGCAGAAGGCTACAAAGTATATTAGagcgaaaaaaataaaaaataaaaaacaaagaaatcaaaaagagaCCATCAAAGCACGAAGGAAAAGGAAAGTTTTGTTGAATGTAGAAAGGATGGTTTATCTTGCCCCGCACAAAGGTTTGTGGCTGAAAAACACTACTAAGTAAAAGAGATTTGACATTGAggcagagagagaaagagaaagagaaacccAAAGCCTTTGGACTTTTCTTTCACCCCCACAAccacaagagaaagaaagaaagaaacatggAAAGTAACTGATTGATCCCAGCATGATAGAATTAGAAACTACAATTGTATCACACATCAAAGAGAATTAAGGTATGtctcttctttgtttttgtttttatctttttgtacaAATATATGCTactactattttaatttttatattcattcattatatttttcttattatatcatTCATTATGTTTATTATATACTACCACTACTAGtagtatatattttctttcttatttcctATTTCTGTCTTTTATGTCAAAGTAATATACTAATGATTGATACGGGTGTGAAAAAAAGACCCATTTTTTCAACACATGTTGTCCCTCTAAATacccttttcatttttattccttGTGCAAGTGTAAAGCAAACTTCTCCGAACTCTTTATTCTTCCAAACTTCCTTTATCTTACTCATACcagacaaaacaaaaaacaacagagcatacaaaaccaaaaaaacaaaccCCCACCTCAGCTATATTCTGACATTTGAATATCAAATTTCCTttctttgattattattattataatttttctctccAGCAAAATATTCTTATATAAATAGCCTTGGAGTTTGTATTATCCTTCAATAGAGTTAGTTTCATATATAAAACAGGAAGCAACAACTGCAACAGCAGCTATAGACCCTAGGGAAATGATACAGGAAGATCAAGGACAGTGTTCTTCTCAAGCGATCAATAACTACCACCAAGCCTATCAAGAGCAGCTTCTCCTTCAGCAACAgatgcagcagcagcagcaacaacaacaacaaaacaatgaTATCTTTGGTGGAGGATTGAACATGTACCCTGGTGGTGAAGTTTCTCAaatcatgcatcatcatcatcatcaaccaTGGTCTATGACTATGCctcatcaccatcatcatcatcatcaggtTCATGACCCTTTTCTTGTCCCTCCCCAAACTTCACCCTATGCAAGCTTGTTCAACAGAAGGGGTCCTTCTCTTCAGTTTGCATATGATCATGGTTCATCTTCTGACCATCTTAGGATCATATCTGAATCCTTTGTTGGACCGGTGGTTCAACCCGGTTCAGCACCCTTTGGCCTCCAAACCGAGTTGGCTAAGATGACTGCTCAAGAAATCATGGAGGCTAAGGCCCTTGCAGCTTCCAAGAGTCACAGTGAAGCTGAAAGGAGACGCAGGGAGAGAATCAATAACCATCTTGCTAAGCTGCGCAGCTTGTTGCCTAGCACAACCAAAGTaagtctaattaattaattaatttaactaaaattaaataataaattcttccCATAAATTAACCAcgtattcaaattataaaatatgtatattttactATTATGAATCATGAATTGGCTACTACTAGTTTGCATGTGTAATTAATCATCTCAACAAAAACTAAAGATTTCAATCCCGTGTATATTATTAGCACGCGCGCCTATAACATGATGCGTTTGTGTATAAACAATAGTGCAAGAGTGTGTTATGGggtgttttttctttatagaCTTTCAATTGCAAAGATCGATTTGTAAATCTTTGCTAGATTCTATTTGTTACTTTAATCTGGTATGATAAGTAAAATAACAAAAGGAGTATAAGTAACCTTTTAGAAAATGAGGTGAAAAGATTGTCTCATTGTTTTACCTGCTTTTCTAACCCACCTTTATGGCTTTGTTAATTCTTGTTTTTTATTACAcattgttctttttttcttttggtcttATTAATTTCTTCACACTGATCACTTTAATTATGTAAATGTGTTTGGTGTGTATGTGTGTGGTAGTTCCGAGGAACACAGCTAGCTAGAAaaaagtagtagtagtagtagtaaaaGAGgatatgagagaaaaaaaaacgtaTTAGCGTTAATGTCGCTTGGTTGGCATGATAAAGAGGAACCAAGTAGCAGTGGAAAAGCTTCGCATGGAAATTTCTTGCCGTATAAACTCAGTTtgataatgaaaagaaataaagccAGAGACAAACTAGCATCCTTGTCAGTCACAAACACacacatttaatttcaaaatttcatctCATCCATAATATGCTGCATGACACTTCCACCATTCAAAGATACCCACTACAATTCCATTTCACAATGATCATGGCCATAAACTACCAACCTATCTGTGAACATCTAAGACaatgttaataaaatttataataactcactcATCCAGGTCAACAAACTGAATATTCCCTTGATCCAACAGgatatatataacaacatcTCCAAAGCCCCACCACAATATTTTgtatacaattaattaatttcagtgctttatttaattttagtataattactttattgttttggttctttattttttttgtagacaGATAAAGCATCATTGCTAGCAGAAGTGATCCAGCATGTGAAGGAGCTGAAGCGTCAAACCTCTCTGATAGCAGAAACGAGTCCGGTTCCAACAGAAGCTGATGAGTTAACAGTAGTGGACGAAGCTGATGAAGATGGAAACTCAGTGATCAAAGCCTCTTTGTGCTGCGAAGATAGGTCAGATCTGTTCCCTGAACTCATCAAGACCTTGAAAGCGTTGAGGCTAAGAACGCTTAAGGCTGAGATAACAACGCTTGGTGGGCGCGTCAAGAACGTATTGTTCATCACTGGAGAAGAAACAGACTCATCAAGCAGTGAGGACCATagccagcaacaacaacagtgcTGCATTAGCTCAATACAAGAAGCGCTTAAGGCTGTGATGGAGAAGAGCGTTGGGGATCATCATGAGTCTGCTTCTGCGAATATTAAGAGGCAAAGGACCAATATAATATCAATGTCCTAGGAACGGATCGAGGtctttatgaattttatttaattaaaggccTATATATGCatgatcattattattattattactatctactaattaattagttgttatataagcatatatatatattttgattttgatttgcatATTTTTTGGGGGGTGTGGTTtggcttttacttttttttcttttcttgttaatGGTGTGTGCTGGAAAATGTTGTTACTTTATATGTATTCTCCATCAACATCATCATCGTTATAAGAAATGAGGAAATGAGAGTTTGGTGGGGTTTTTTGTTACATGTGTACCTTGTTTGTTGCTTGACACAGTTTGATTTGAGTCTACAGTGGCGAGaacaagagaagagaaaagataTAGGGCGGGAAGTGGAAGAAGAATCTATTTCGTTGCAAGAGAAATTCCTTTTATTAAATCCTAATATCAAAGTTTTGATTGTTGGGATTAA
It includes:
- the LOC100785826 gene encoding HLH and ACT domain-containing protein, which codes for MIQEDQGQCSSQAINNYHQAYQEQLLLQQQMQQQQQQQQQNNDIFGGGLNMYPGGEVSQIMHHHHHQPWSMTMPHHHHHHHQVHDPFLVPPQTSPYASLFNRRGPSLQFAYDHGSSSDHLRIISESFVGPVVQPGSAPFGLQTELAKMTAQEIMEAKALAASKSHSEAERRRRERINNHLAKLRSLLPSTTKTDKASLLAEVIQHVKELKRQTSLIAETSPVPTEADELTVVDEADEDGNSVIKASLCCEDRSDLFPELIKTLKALRLRTLKAEITTLGGRVKNVLFITGEETDSSSSEDHSQQQQQCCISSIQEALKAVMEKSVGDHHESASANIKRQRTNIISMS